One part of the Arthrobacter sp. EM1 genome encodes these proteins:
- a CDS encoding ABC transporter ATP-binding protein yields MSMDRVAWSSLYNITRASSGSKPFSKETLKRVFSFARPHKRRLIAFVLLSVVMAVLAVATPVLAGQVVDAIIAGAATGAVVWLAVLIAIVAVAEAGLGLVTRWLSSTIGEGVIVDLRTKVFDHVQKMPIAFFTRTRTGALVSRLNNDVIGAQSAFAGTLSGVVSNVVALVLTLVVMLGKSWLVTVLAMILLPIFLIPARRMGSKLADLRREAAEHNASMGTQMTERFSAPGATLVKLFGRPDEESREFASRAGRVRDIGVRTAMLQFTFVTALTLVSALALALVYGLGGFLALQGQLAAGDVVVLALLLTRLYAPLTALSNARVEIMSALVSFERVFEILDLKPLIQQKPDAVSSPAGPLAVEFDDVRFSYPAADKVSLASLEDVSTLDTRGGEEVLHGISFRVEPGHTVALVGSSGAGKSTIAQLMSRLYDVDSGAVRFGGSAPGTGVDVRDLTFDSMRQTLGMVTQDGHLFHESIASNLRLARPEASDELMWDVLRQARLEDMIRSLPDGLDTVVGERGYRLSGGERQRLTIARLLIAQPRVVILDEATAALDSTNEAAVQEALGAALEGRTAVVIAHRLSTIRAADAILVVEDGRIVERGTHTKLLAADGRYAELYRTQFAEASAVAEEAVPGV; encoded by the coding sequence ATGAGCATGGACCGGGTAGCCTGGAGCTCCCTCTATAACATCACACGCGCCTCGAGCGGTTCCAAGCCGTTTTCGAAGGAGACGCTCAAGCGTGTGTTCAGCTTCGCCCGACCGCACAAACGCAGACTGATTGCCTTTGTGCTGCTCTCTGTCGTGATGGCCGTGTTGGCCGTCGCCACCCCGGTCCTCGCAGGCCAGGTGGTTGACGCGATAATCGCCGGCGCGGCTACCGGGGCTGTTGTGTGGCTGGCTGTGCTGATCGCCATCGTGGCGGTTGCCGAGGCCGGATTGGGCCTGGTCACGCGCTGGCTGTCCTCCACCATCGGCGAAGGCGTGATTGTGGACCTTCGCACCAAGGTCTTCGACCACGTCCAGAAGATGCCGATCGCCTTCTTCACACGCACCCGTACCGGGGCGTTGGTGAGCCGGCTGAACAACGACGTGATCGGTGCCCAGTCGGCCTTCGCCGGTACCCTGTCCGGCGTGGTCAGCAACGTCGTAGCCCTGGTCTTGACCCTGGTGGTGATGCTGGGGAAGTCCTGGCTGGTGACAGTGCTCGCCATGATCCTGCTGCCCATCTTCCTGATTCCGGCCCGCCGGATGGGCTCCAAGCTGGCCGACCTGCGCCGAGAAGCGGCGGAGCACAACGCCTCGATGGGCACCCAGATGACGGAGCGCTTCTCCGCCCCGGGCGCTACCCTGGTGAAGCTTTTTGGCCGCCCCGACGAGGAATCCCGCGAGTTCGCGTCCCGCGCGGGACGGGTCCGGGACATCGGCGTACGCACTGCCATGCTGCAGTTTACGTTCGTGACTGCCTTGACGCTCGTCTCTGCCCTGGCCCTAGCACTGGTCTACGGCCTCGGCGGCTTCCTGGCGCTGCAGGGGCAGCTTGCCGCGGGCGACGTCGTGGTGCTCGCCCTGCTGCTCACCCGCCTTTACGCTCCGCTCACCGCACTCTCCAACGCCCGGGTCGAGATCATGAGCGCCCTGGTCAGCTTCGAGCGCGTCTTTGAGATCCTGGACCTCAAACCGCTGATCCAGCAGAAACCCGATGCGGTGTCGTCCCCGGCCGGTCCGCTCGCCGTGGAGTTCGATGACGTCCGCTTCTCTTATCCCGCCGCGGACAAGGTCTCCCTGGCATCTCTGGAGGATGTGTCCACACTCGACACCCGCGGCGGCGAAGAAGTGCTGCACGGGATCAGCTTCCGGGTGGAGCCGGGGCACACCGTTGCCCTTGTTGGGTCCTCGGGCGCCGGCAAGTCCACGATTGCGCAGCTAATGTCGCGCCTGTACGACGTCGATTCCGGCGCCGTGCGCTTTGGCGGCTCAGCCCCGGGCACCGGTGTGGACGTCCGTGACCTCACGTTTGATTCCATGCGGCAGACTCTCGGAATGGTGACCCAGGACGGGCACCTGTTTCACGAGAGTATTGCGTCCAACCTGCGGCTGGCCCGCCCGGAAGCCAGTGACGAGCTGATGTGGGACGTGCTGCGGCAGGCCCGGCTCGAAGACATGATCCGTTCCCTCCCGGACGGCCTGGATACCGTGGTGGGCGAACGCGGCTACCGGCTCTCGGGCGGCGAACGCCAGCGGCTCACGATCGCCCGGCTGCTTATTGCCCAGCCGCGCGTCGTAATCCTGGACGAAGCCACCGCGGCCCTGGACTCCACAAACGAGGCCGCGGTCCAGGAGGCACTGGGTGCCGCGCTCGAGGGCAGAACAGCCGTTGTGATCGCGCACCGGCTGTCGACCATCCGGGCGGCCGACGCCATCCTGGTGGTCGAGGACGGCAGGATTGTGGAACGGGGCACACACACCAAGCTGCTGGCTGCCGATGGCCGTTACGCCGAGCTGTACCGGACGCAGTTCGCCGAGGCCAGCGCCGTGGCGGAAGAGGCCGTTCCCGG
- a CDS encoding ABC-F family ATP-binding cassette domain-containing protein, which produces MTATLVAKDLSGGHDHRTLFAKLSLTVAPGDVVGVVGANGAGKSTLLRLLAGVDEPQEGTVSLAPADAFVGWLPQEHERLAGETVAGYIARRTGCAQATLEMESTAEALGSGAPGSDDAYSVAFDRWMASGAADLEDRIPAVLADLGLEVGPDAEMTGLSGGQAARVALAGLLLSRFDIVLLDEPTNDLDLNGLAKLEAFVQDLRGGVVLVSHDREFLARCVTTIVELDLAQNSVAVYDGGYEAYLEERAVARRHARERYTEFANTKADLVSRARTQREWSSQGVRNAMKKNPDNDKIRRAASTESSEKQGQKVRQMESRIARLEEVEEPRKEWQLQFSIGVAPRSSGVVATLRDAVVHQGDFTLGPLNLQLNAGERIGITGPNGAGKSTLLRLLLGIQRPDSGDASMGASVAVGEIDQARGLLAGGLLLGNAVEEVLTDQTPAEVRTLLAKFGLKADHTARPVDSLSPGERTRAALALLQARGVNLLVLDEPTNHLDLPAIEQLEEALESYPGTLLLVTHDRRLLENVRLDARWNVQNGVVTTLLGHTAPKGKNT; this is translated from the coding sequence ATGACTGCAACCCTTGTTGCCAAGGACCTTTCCGGTGGACACGACCACCGGACCCTGTTCGCCAAACTTTCACTCACCGTCGCGCCGGGCGACGTCGTCGGCGTTGTGGGCGCCAACGGCGCGGGCAAGTCCACGCTGCTCCGGCTGCTTGCCGGCGTGGACGAGCCGCAGGAGGGAACCGTCAGCCTGGCCCCGGCAGACGCGTTCGTGGGCTGGCTGCCGCAGGAACACGAACGCCTCGCCGGTGAAACGGTGGCCGGCTACATCGCACGCCGCACCGGCTGCGCCCAGGCCACCCTCGAGATGGAGTCCACCGCCGAAGCGCTTGGCTCCGGCGCGCCCGGCTCCGACGACGCCTACTCCGTGGCTTTCGACCGTTGGATGGCCTCCGGTGCAGCGGACCTGGAAGACCGGATCCCGGCGGTTTTGGCGGACCTCGGCCTCGAGGTGGGGCCGGACGCCGAAATGACCGGACTCTCCGGCGGCCAGGCGGCGCGCGTGGCGCTCGCGGGCCTGTTGCTCAGCCGCTTCGACATCGTGCTCCTGGACGAACCCACCAATGACCTGGACCTCAATGGACTGGCCAAGCTCGAGGCCTTTGTGCAGGACCTGCGAGGCGGTGTGGTGCTGGTCTCCCACGACCGTGAGTTCCTCGCCCGCTGCGTCACCACAATCGTCGAACTGGACCTTGCGCAAAACTCCGTAGCGGTCTACGACGGCGGCTACGAGGCCTACCTTGAGGAACGCGCCGTCGCCCGCCGGCACGCCCGGGAACGGTACACCGAATTTGCCAACACCAAGGCCGATCTTGTCTCCCGGGCCCGGACGCAGCGCGAATGGAGCTCCCAGGGCGTCCGGAACGCCATGAAGAAAAACCCGGACAATGACAAGATCCGGCGCGCCGCCAGCACCGAATCCTCCGAAAAGCAGGGCCAGAAGGTCCGGCAGATGGAATCCCGCATCGCCAGGCTCGAAGAAGTCGAAGAGCCCCGCAAGGAATGGCAGCTGCAGTTCAGCATCGGGGTGGCCCCCCGCTCCAGCGGCGTTGTGGCGACCCTCCGCGACGCCGTTGTGCATCAGGGGGACTTCACCCTTGGCCCGCTGAATCTGCAGCTCAACGCCGGGGAACGGATCGGCATCACCGGCCCCAACGGTGCCGGAAAGTCCACCCTGCTCCGCCTGCTGCTGGGCATCCAGCGGCCGGATTCCGGTGACGCTTCCATGGGCGCGTCCGTGGCCGTCGGCGAGATTGACCAGGCCCGCGGGCTGCTGGCCGGCGGGCTGCTGCTCGGAAACGCAGTCGAAGAGGTACTGACGGACCAGACCCCGGCCGAAGTCCGGACCCTGCTGGCCAAGTTCGGCCTCAAGGCCGACCACACCGCGCGCCCGGTGGACTCGTTGTCGCCGGGGGAGCGAACCCGGGCGGCGCTGGCCCTGCTGCAGGCGCGGGGCGTGAACCTGCTGGTGCTCGACGAGCCCACCAACCACCTTGACCTGCCCGCGATTGAACAGCTCGAAGAAGCCCTGGAAAGCTATCCGGGCACACTGCTGCTGGTCACGCACGACCGCAGGCTGCTGGAAAACGTGCGCCTTGACGCGCGCTGGAACGTGCAGAACGGCGTCGTCACGACGTTGCTGGGCCACACCGCCCCGAAAGGCAAAAACACATGA